One genomic region from Panthera tigris isolate Pti1 chromosome D1, P.tigris_Pti1_mat1.1, whole genome shotgun sequence encodes:
- the LOC102953303 gene encoding olfactory receptor 56A3-like: MTAHQNGTISSEVSDFLLNCFARSPSWKFWLSLPLSFLFLLAMGANSVLLITIRLEASLHEPLYYLLSLLSLLDIIVCLTVIPKVLAVFWFDLKSISFYACFLQMYIMNCFLSMESCTFMVMAYDRYVAICHPLRYPSIITDQFVAKAAVFILARNGILTVPIPILSSRLHYCRTNVIENCLCANMSVSRLSCDDVTINRLYQFAVGWTLLGSDLILIFLSYTFILRAVLRLKAEGAVAKALSTCGSHFILILFFSTILLVFVLTLVVKKKVSPDVPVLLNILHHVIFSALNPIVYGVRTQEIKQGIQRLLKKLW, from the coding sequence atgACAGCGCACCAAAATGGCACCATCTCCTCTGAGGTTTCAGACTTCCTCCTGAATTGTTTTGCCAGGTCCCCTAGCTGGAAATTCTGGTTGTCCCTGcccctcagcttcctctttcttttagCCATGGGGGCCAATAGTGTCCTCCTGATCACCATCAGACTGGAGGCATCTCTGCATGAGCCATTGTACTACCTGCTCAGCCTCCTCTCCCTGTTGGACATCATTGTCTGCCTCACCGTCATCCCCAAGGTGCTGGCCGTCTTTTGGTTTGACCTCAAGTCCATCAGCTTCTATGCCTGCTTCCTCCAGATGTACATCATGAACTGCTTCCTTTCCATGGAGTCCTGCACATTCATggtcatggcctatgaccgctatgtaGCCATCTGCCACCCATTGAGATACCCATCCATCATCACTGACCAATTTGTAGCCAAGGCTGCTGTCTTTATTTTGGCCAGGAATGGCATTTTAACAGTACCTATCCCCATTCTATCATCCCGACTCCATTATTGTAGGACAAATGTCATTGAGAACTGCCTCTGCGCCAATATGTCTGTCTCCAGGCTCTCCTGTGATGATGTCACCATCAATCGCCTCTACCAGTTTGCCGTAGGATGGACCCTGCTAGGATCTGACCTCATCCTCATCTTTCTCTCCTATACCTTCATACTGCGAGCTGTGCTGAGACTCAAGGCAGAGGGTGCTGTGGCCAAGGCCCTGAGCACATGCGGTTCCCACTTCATCCTTATCCTCTTCTTCAGCACCATCCTTCTGGTCTTCGTGCTCACTCTTGTGGTGAAGAAGAAAGTCTCGCCTGATGTGCCAGTCTTGCTCAACATCCTCCACCATGTCATTTTCTCAGCCCTCAACCCCATTGTGTATGGGGTGCGAACCCAGGAGATCAAGCAAGGAATCCAGAGATTACTGAAGAAATTGTGGTAA